Proteins found in one Enterococcus sp. 9D6_DIV0238 genomic segment:
- a CDS encoding DUF916 and DUF3324 domain-containing protein, whose amino-acid sequence MKTHKSFTLQYISLVFSIIVGFIFLGQAVSVSADEENSAGATGFTYSIIFPDNQIDKELGYYKLKMTPGQQQQLSIMLSNPSAEKVTIDVQVNGAKTNQNGVIEYGESAIKNDPSLKFNFIDLVEGPKSVELAPGETKSLDLTIKMPETEYDGVVAGGIQLMRAGQDATTNSGGSKIINQYAYVIGVLLQENDTVIHPDLSLNSVKAGQNNYRNAIFINYSNIKAAYLNDMTAEVQITEKGKETVLYERKQTAMRMAPNSFIDFPVSMNGERMIPGDYEADILIASGDKKWAWKQAFKITDEDANKFNERDVGLVQEKSLDWKLILLLVAAFLVGIFLLFLVVHFFRKSKNKKNATNKKTRKQKKHPSGKISNKQKKTNY is encoded by the coding sequence ATGAAAACACATAAGTCTTTTACGCTGCAGTATATTAGTCTAGTTTTTAGTATAATTGTGGGATTTATATTTTTAGGTCAAGCAGTATCGGTATCTGCTGATGAGGAGAATTCAGCAGGTGCAACGGGATTTACCTATAGTATTATTTTTCCAGATAATCAAATAGATAAGGAGTTAGGTTACTACAAGCTGAAAATGACACCTGGGCAGCAACAGCAATTAAGTATTATGTTAAGCAATCCCAGTGCTGAAAAGGTTACGATCGATGTCCAAGTGAATGGAGCAAAAACAAATCAAAACGGTGTGATCGAATATGGTGAATCAGCAATCAAAAATGATCCATCCTTGAAATTCAATTTTATTGACCTTGTAGAAGGTCCAAAATCTGTTGAATTAGCGCCAGGAGAAACTAAAAGTTTAGATTTGACGATTAAAATGCCGGAGACAGAGTATGATGGAGTCGTTGCAGGCGGCATTCAATTGATGCGTGCTGGACAAGATGCAACGACTAATAGTGGAGGATCTAAAATCATCAATCAATACGCATATGTCATTGGTGTACTTTTACAAGAAAATGATACTGTAATACATCCCGATTTATCTTTGAATAGTGTGAAAGCAGGTCAAAATAATTACCGAAATGCAATTTTTATCAACTATTCCAATATCAAAGCTGCCTATTTAAATGATATGACCGCAGAAGTACAAATTACTGAAAAAGGAAAAGAAACGGTCTTATATGAGCGAAAACAAACGGCTATGCGGATGGCGCCAAATTCATTTATTGATTTTCCTGTTAGCATGAATGGCGAGCGAATGATCCCTGGAGACTATGAAGCTGATATTCTGATTGCTTCTGGTGATAAAAAATGGGCTTGGAAGCAAGCATTCAAAATCACTGATGAAGATGCAAATAAATTCAATGAGCGAGATGTCGGTTTAGTTCAGGAAAAGAGTTTGGATTGGAAATTGATTTTATTGCTTGTTGCAGCGTTTCTTGTAGGAATTTTCCTTCTTTTCTTAGTTGTTCACTTCTTTAGAAAAAGCAAAAATAAAAAGAATGCTACTAATAAAAAGACACGAAAACAAAAGAAACACCCCTCAGGAAAGATAAGTAATAAACAGAAAAAAACAAACTATTAA
- the lepB gene encoding signal peptidase I, which produces MKKKSLSSPSTIKKISGNSAKRKRQRRIHSSKKHRNKRQIQKKRLLPTSNKKKQAHRKRKRVIKEIFLAFFIGSILILLVSFCFVRIVTVSGFGMVPTLREGDKVITKKTSDLERFDLAVFTLGNEKIQVRRIIGMPGETIDYTSDTLYINEQPVDEKFLIDEVNESQRNGRNYTADFTRKTVVIPEQYYFVMGDNRPHATDSRHYGFVAKKNIIGKVIVQLFPVNEFKVF; this is translated from the coding sequence ATGAAGAAAAAATCATTGTCTAGCCCCTCAACTATCAAGAAAATAAGCGGAAACTCTGCTAAACGAAAGAGACAGCGTCGCATTCATTCGTCTAAAAAGCACAGAAATAAACGTCAGATACAGAAAAAACGCCTCCTACCTACATCAAACAAAAAGAAACAAGCTCATCGTAAGCGTAAAAGAGTTATTAAAGAGATATTTTTAGCTTTTTTTATTGGGAGTATTCTTATACTGTTAGTCAGCTTTTGTTTTGTGAGGATCGTTACTGTGAGCGGGTTTGGGATGGTTCCAACATTACGTGAAGGAGATAAGGTAATAACGAAAAAAACGAGTGATCTAGAAAGATTTGATTTAGCTGTCTTTACTTTAGGAAATGAAAAGATACAAGTTCGACGTATAATCGGCATGCCGGGAGAGACGATCGACTATACGTCAGACACTTTATATATCAATGAACAACCAGTCGATGAAAAATTTTTGATCGATGAAGTCAATGAAAGCCAAAGAAATGGTCGTAATTACACAGCAGACTTTACACGAAAAACAGTTGTAATCCCTGAACAATATTATTTTGTAATGGGGGATAACCGACCACATGCGACAGACAGCCGCCATTATGGATTTGTAGCTAAGAAGAATATCATCGGAAAAGTAATAGTTCAGCTTTTTCCGGTCAATGAATTTAAAGTATTTTGA
- a CDS encoding glycosyltransferase family 39 protein, whose amino-acid sequence MSILKKINQFENFLFAVLLCYTFFGAIRSSLLNFQNISNLLYSFVIILFFLTTYVFLSDKRTKIKKIIVTKLRIILTHERLIVSLMFCLFILIQMALLINITAPIGWDVLDNFNEVTSPEKGHFSFALSVNPNNQFFFFMMYGINTIINNIDFSGLLSNSWLSWQIVNCIFIDLSIIILYLSAKKLFNRSIAFITFCLFSFSLALSPWILTPYTDTMVLPFISFTIFFFSILRNNDSLALWKKMMLIWGIGMLIMCCFLMKPSSVVFFIAYVLVVLPKTLLSKESRKKKTSLILTTVILVTSLILTQQSFRFFTQHQSIISFDTSLAKPWTFFVMMGLTGSGGYSDADTQMIYSIPTAKEKKEYTKEMIKERIKNKGAMGYIKFLSQKNINNTANGDFDWGVDGADLKPASSPKNKLQVFLQNLYYPQSLQSANIRFLMHVVYLLTLIGMILTIRMKRENVLIEILKLTFIGMIFYLLLFEGGRSRYLIQFLPFLFLLSANGFYYHFKHSLSEI is encoded by the coding sequence GTGTCAATTCTAAAAAAAATCAATCAATTTGAAAATTTTTTATTTGCAGTTCTTTTATGTTATACATTTTTTGGAGCTATTAGATCATCTTTACTAAACTTCCAAAATATTTCAAACTTACTTTATAGCTTTGTAATTATTTTGTTTTTTCTTACTACATATGTGTTTCTTTCAGATAAAAGGACGAAAATAAAAAAGATAATAGTTACAAAATTACGAATAATTTTAACTCACGAACGCCTTATCGTTAGCTTGATGTTTTGTCTATTTATCTTGATCCAGATGGCTTTATTAATCAATATTACTGCTCCTATCGGCTGGGATGTACTTGATAATTTTAATGAGGTTACCTCACCAGAAAAAGGACATTTTAGTTTTGCTTTATCTGTTAATCCCAACAATCAATTTTTCTTTTTTATGATGTATGGAATAAACACGATCATTAACAACATTGATTTTTCAGGTTTGTTAAGTAATTCCTGGTTATCTTGGCAGATAGTCAACTGCATATTCATAGATCTAAGCATCATTATCCTTTATTTATCTGCTAAAAAGTTATTCAATCGATCGATTGCTTTTATCACCTTTTGTCTTTTCTCTTTTTCATTGGCACTTTCACCATGGATCTTAACACCTTACACAGATACCATGGTGTTACCTTTTATCAGCTTTACAATTTTCTTCTTTAGTATTTTAAGAAATAATGATTCTTTAGCCTTATGGAAAAAAATGATGCTGATATGGGGTATCGGGATGCTGATAATGTGCTGTTTTTTAATGAAACCATCTTCTGTAGTATTCTTTATTGCATATGTACTGGTCGTTTTACCGAAGACGCTATTATCCAAAGAATCACGTAAAAAAAAGACTTCACTGATTCTCACAACTGTGATACTTGTGACCAGTTTGATACTCACACAACAATCTTTTAGATTCTTTACTCAACACCAATCGATCATCTCTTTTGATACATCACTTGCAAAACCGTGGACCTTTTTTGTGATGATGGGACTAACTGGCTCTGGAGGCTATAGTGATGCAGATACTCAGATGATCTACAGTATACCAACAGCTAAAGAAAAAAAAGAATACACTAAGGAAATGATCAAAGAACGAATTAAAAATAAAGGTGCGATGGGCTATATAAAATTTCTATCTCAAAAAAATATCAATAATACTGCTAATGGCGATTTTGATTGGGGAGTAGATGGAGCAGATTTAAAACCGGCATCGTCACCTAAAAATAAATTACAAGTTTTTTTACAAAATCTATACTATCCTCAGTCACTTCAGTCTGCTAATATTCGATTTTTAATGCATGTCGTCTATCTACTCACTTTAATAGGAATGATATTGACGATAAGAATGAAAAGAGAAAATGTTTTGATTGAGATACTTAAATTGACTTTTATTGGAATGATTTTCTATCTGCTCTTATTTGAAGGCGGTCGCTCTAGATATTTGATTCAATTTTTGCCTTTTCTATTTTTATTATCTGCTAATGGTTTTTATTATCACTTTAAACACTCGTTATCAGAAATTTAA
- a CDS encoding ankyrin repeat domain-containing protein, with the protein MNNGLNLNAKDNAGFTALHFAVMSNQYEIADYLITKGAKIDSQDNFGNTPLWRAAMEYEDENNKLIQLLLMNGADPRIENNYGISAESLLSE; encoded by the coding sequence ATTAATAATGGACTTAACTTGAATGCAAAAGATAATGCAGGATTTACAGCATTACATTTTGCTGTAATGAGTAATCAATACGAAATAGCTGATTATCTCATTACTAAGGGAGCTAAGATAGATTCCCAAGATAATTTCGGAAATACACCATTATGGCGTGCTGCAATGGAATACGAAGACGAAAATAATAAGCTGATTCAATTATTGCTGATGAATGGTGCTGATCCTAGAATTGAGAATAACTATGGGATTTCAGCAGAATCCTTGTTATCTGAATAA
- a CDS encoding DUF3224 domain-containing protein — translation MSTTFNVTKWDEQTIDAEKTDFPLNQVHAQYQLEGDLQGIAWVEYLLYYIESNQEDGHLATARITGFLHFEGQYKGKTGTFTAAEKGLFDKGALDSPGMIIKGTGELQGLSGSYQYDFIGETSKLILDFKIHE, via the coding sequence ATGAGTACAACATTTAACGTGACCAAGTGGGATGAACAGACGATTGATGCTGAAAAGACAGATTTTCCGCTCAATCAAGTACACGCTCAGTATCAGCTTGAGGGAGATTTGCAAGGAATCGCATGGGTTGAATATCTATTATACTATATTGAAAGCAATCAAGAAGATGGCCATCTTGCCACAGCTAGAATTACTGGATTTCTTCATTTTGAGGGACAGTATAAAGGAAAAACAGGAACCTTTACAGCTGCGGAAAAAGGCTTATTCGATAAAGGAGCACTTGATTCACCTGGAATGATCATCAAAGGTACAGGAGAATTACAGGGATTGTCTGGTTCTTATCAGTACGATTTTATTGGTGAAACAAGCAAACTGATCTTGGATTTTAAGATACATGAATAG
- a CDS encoding helix-turn-helix transcriptional regulator, translating to MNSLSRLFYIMHYLTLHNKVKATYLAEQLEVSTRTIYRDVDVLSAQGFPIYAKSGRDGGIHLLDTHHLPATFVDDEEQDQIIVGLQNLSAANLSSVEPLVNKLSSLFNKEIEPWIDIDFSTWGQEDEAHAIELITEAKIKGKCVSFYYKNGKGEGISREVMPNKLIFKQNAWYLAGYCCVRKTTRLFKLKRIADLVMTDNEIDVLLLDKNYQPRFETTDVVFQVQNELFYRIKEELSEVEIEPHEKYTTVRTQQPKGSWLTSYLLSFGSAIEVIEPDEVKAQIKEEIQKLQQIYS from the coding sequence ATGAATAGTTTATCAAGATTATTCTACATCATGCACTACCTGACTCTCCATAATAAAGTGAAAGCGACTTATCTGGCGGAACAGTTGGAAGTTTCGACGCGGACGATCTATCGAGATGTTGATGTATTGTCTGCTCAAGGCTTTCCGATATACGCTAAAAGTGGCCGTGATGGAGGGATCCATTTGTTGGATACACATCATTTGCCGGCAACCTTTGTTGATGATGAAGAACAGGACCAGATCATAGTAGGGTTACAGAACTTATCGGCGGCGAATCTGAGTAGTGTCGAACCATTAGTCAATAAACTTTCCTCCTTATTCAATAAAGAAATAGAACCTTGGATCGATATCGATTTTTCAACTTGGGGGCAAGAAGACGAAGCTCATGCGATCGAATTGATCACAGAAGCCAAAATAAAAGGGAAATGTGTTTCTTTTTATTATAAGAATGGCAAAGGTGAAGGAATTTCTCGGGAAGTCATGCCAAACAAACTGATCTTTAAGCAAAATGCTTGGTATCTTGCAGGATATTGTTGTGTTCGAAAAACGACGCGCTTATTTAAATTGAAACGGATCGCTGATTTGGTCATGACAGATAATGAAATCGATGTATTGCTTTTAGACAAAAACTATCAACCCCGATTTGAAACGACTGATGTGGTATTCCAAGTACAAAATGAGCTCTTTTATAGAATCAAAGAAGAGCTGTCTGAAGTTGAAATAGAGCCTCATGAAAAGTATACGACGGTAAGAACACAGCAACCGAAAGGCAGTTGGCTAACGTCTTATTTACTTTCTTTTGGTAGTGCGATCGAAGTGATAGAACCGGACGAAGTCAAAGCTCAAATCAAAGAGGAAATTCAAAAACTCCAGCAAATTTATTCGTAA
- a CDS encoding ACT domain-containing protein: MRAVLTVIGKDKVGIIAGVSQTLAEMNINILDVSQTIMDSYFTMMMVLELSKEQANFEDIRATLNELGERLGVTISIQNEEIFNVMHKL; encoded by the coding sequence ATGCGGGCAGTACTGACAGTTATAGGAAAAGATAAAGTAGGGATCATCGCTGGTGTAAGCCAGACATTAGCTGAAATGAACATTAATATCCTTGATGTTTCTCAAACGATCATGGACAGCTATTTTACGATGATGATGGTACTAGAACTTTCCAAAGAACAAGCTAATTTTGAAGACATTCGTGCAACATTGAATGAATTGGGTGAACGATTAGGAGTCACGATCAGTATCCAAAACGAAGAAATATTCAACGTGATGCACAAGTTATAA
- a CDS encoding PFL family protein, producing METNQILETIRMIEEENLDIRTITMGISLLDCIDSDSDRACQKIYEKITRLAKNLVKVGAEIESEYGIPIINKRISVTPIGIIAAASLDKDYVKYAKALDRAAQAVGVNFIGGFSALVEKGYQHGDDILINSIPQALAETEFVCSSVNIGSTRAGINMDAVRHMGYVIKETAERSDMGCAKLVVFANAVEDNPFMAGAFHGVGEADCVINVGVSGPGVVKRALEKVKGEPFDVVAEVVKQTAFKITRMGQLVGKIASERLNVPFGIVDLSLAPTPAVGDSVAYILEEMGLESVGTHGTTAALALLNDAVKKGGVMACNHVGGLSGAFIPVSEDAGMINAVNNGALNLEKLEAMTAICSVGLDMIAIPGETSAETIAAMIADEAAIGVINHKTTAVRIIPAKGTQVGDMVEFGGLLGRAPVMKVNDYASTDFILRGGRIPAPIHSFKN from the coding sequence TTGGAAACAAACCAAATTTTAGAAACGATTCGCATGATCGAAGAAGAAAATTTAGACATCAGAACGATCACGATGGGGATTTCATTACTTGATTGTATTGATAGTGATAGTGATCGTGCCTGTCAAAAAATATATGAAAAAATCACTCGCTTAGCGAAAAATCTTGTTAAAGTTGGAGCTGAGATTGAATCAGAGTACGGGATTCCGATCATCAACAAACGGATTTCAGTAACTCCGATTGGAATCATTGCCGCAGCTAGTCTAGATAAAGATTATGTGAAATATGCGAAAGCATTAGATAGAGCAGCTCAAGCGGTTGGGGTCAACTTTATTGGCGGATTTAGCGCCTTAGTTGAAAAGGGGTATCAGCATGGTGACGATATTCTAATTAATTCGATTCCACAAGCATTGGCTGAAACAGAATTTGTATGTTCTTCTGTGAATATCGGCTCAACCCGTGCCGGTATCAATATGGATGCTGTTCGTCATATGGGCTATGTGATCAAAGAAACTGCAGAAAGATCTGATATGGGCTGTGCCAAATTAGTTGTGTTTGCAAATGCTGTTGAAGACAATCCATTTATGGCTGGTGCCTTCCATGGCGTAGGGGAAGCTGATTGTGTCATCAATGTGGGTGTCAGTGGACCAGGAGTTGTCAAACGGGCACTGGAAAAGGTCAAAGGTGAGCCTTTTGATGTTGTAGCTGAGGTCGTAAAACAAACAGCCTTTAAAATCACACGAATGGGTCAGTTAGTTGGAAAAATTGCTTCCGAACGACTGAATGTTCCGTTTGGAATCGTTGATTTATCTTTAGCGCCTACACCAGCTGTTGGAGATAGTGTTGCCTATATTTTAGAAGAGATGGGCTTGGAAAGTGTTGGGACTCATGGGACAACTGCTGCATTGGCTCTATTGAACGATGCGGTGAAAAAAGGTGGAGTAATGGCATGTAATCACGTTGGCGGACTTTCTGGCGCATTTATTCCTGTCTCTGAGGATGCCGGCATGATCAATGCGGTGAATAATGGCGCTTTGAATTTGGAAAAATTAGAGGCAATGACTGCCATTTGTTCGGTAGGATTAGATATGATCGCGATTCCTGGAGAAACCTCTGCTGAAACAATTGCCGCTATGATCGCTGATGAAGCAGCGATCGGTGTGATCAATCATAAGACGACAGCTGTCAGAATCATTCCAGCCAAAGGAACACAAGTAGGAGATATGGTAGAATTTGGCGGATTATTAGGCAGAGCACCTGTGATGAAAGTCAATGACTACGCTTCTACCGATTTTATTTTACGCGGCGGACGTATTCCAGCGCCGATCCATTCTTTTAAAAATTAA
- a CDS encoding DUF1149 family protein, with product MEIKRQQEVVEAFHYDMRTQDMGEVETDLRVGFSPIESTDENYPKENSIIAARLEFRLVFEEYVLSGSVSQINHIINHKIEKQEDISQEEVDELVSPLFSIVQRMAYEVTEIALDKPGIQLNFQSSQEG from the coding sequence GTGGAAATAAAACGTCAGCAAGAAGTCGTAGAAGCTTTTCATTACGATATGCGTACACAAGATATGGGTGAGGTAGAAACAGATCTGAGAGTTGGTTTTTCACCAATCGAATCAACAGATGAAAATTATCCTAAAGAAAATTCAATTATCGCGGCTCGTTTAGAGTTTCGCTTAGTATTTGAAGAATATGTGTTGTCAGGATCTGTGAGTCAAATCAACCATATCATCAATCACAAAATTGAAAAACAAGAAGATATCAGCCAAGAAGAAGTGGATGAATTAGTAAGTCCTCTATTCAGTATTGTTCAACGTATGGCCTATGAAGTGACTGAAATTGCACTGGATAAGCCAGGAATTCAATTGAACTTTCAATCATCACAAGAAGGATAA
- a CDS encoding L-cystine transporter, whose amino-acid sequence MTTLITVLVVLAFVAVLYVFYRMQKKHLKFSTRVFAALGVGIVLGAIIQFAFGTQDKVTTQAMDWIGIVGNGYVAFLQMLVIPLVFVSIVGAFTKMKESKQLGKISFNVLATLLGTTAVAALVGIGTTLLFGLQGAKFTEGAAETARIAELATRQETVENLSIPQQILAFIPRNVFADFAGTRPTSTIGVVIFAAFVGVAYLGVKRKAPKEGEFFANLIDSLYKITMRIVTLVLRLTPYGVLALMTNVVATSDFEAILNLGKFVLASYTALIIVMLIHLAILIAVKVNPVNYLKKSFPVLSFAFTSRSSAGALPLNIETQTKALGVDDATANFAASFGLSIGQNGCAGVYPAMLATIVAPTVGINVFSLEFILMLVAIVTISSFGVAGVGGGATFASLIVLGAMNLPVAIVGLVISVEPLIDMARTAVNVSDSMVAGIVTSSRINELDRDVLNDSNLVIEENA is encoded by the coding sequence ATGACAACACTCATCACTGTTTTAGTGGTCCTGGCTTTTGTCGCTGTGTTATACGTCTTTTATCGTATGCAGAAAAAACACCTTAAGTTTTCAACACGTGTCTTTGCTGCATTAGGCGTGGGTATTGTTTTAGGCGCAATTATTCAATTCGCATTTGGTACTCAAGATAAAGTTACAACACAAGCAATGGACTGGATTGGTATTGTAGGTAATGGATATGTAGCATTTTTACAAATGCTCGTAATCCCCTTAGTCTTTGTTTCGATCGTCGGAGCATTTACGAAAATGAAAGAATCCAAACAATTAGGAAAAATCAGCTTTAATGTGCTGGCAACATTGTTAGGTACGACTGCCGTCGCTGCATTGGTCGGAATCGGAACTACATTATTGTTTGGACTTCAAGGTGCGAAATTTACTGAAGGAGCGGCAGAAACGGCACGGATCGCAGAACTTGCGACTCGACAGGAAACCGTTGAAAACCTATCGATTCCTCAACAAATTTTAGCCTTTATTCCTAGAAATGTCTTTGCAGATTTTGCTGGCACTCGTCCAACAAGTACGATCGGTGTGGTTATTTTTGCGGCTTTCGTTGGTGTAGCTTATCTTGGTGTGAAACGTAAAGCGCCAAAAGAAGGAGAATTTTTCGCCAATCTGATCGACAGTCTTTATAAAATTACGATGCGTATCGTGACACTTGTGTTGCGTTTGACACCGTATGGCGTGTTGGCGTTGATGACAAATGTGGTAGCGACAAGTGATTTTGAAGCAATATTGAACTTGGGTAAATTTGTTTTAGCTTCATATACTGCGTTGATTATTGTGATGCTAATTCACTTAGCGATTTTGATTGCGGTAAAAGTAAATCCTGTAAATTATTTGAAAAAATCATTTCCAGTGTTGAGCTTTGCTTTCACATCAAGATCAAGTGCGGGAGCATTACCTTTAAATATTGAAACACAAACAAAGGCATTGGGCGTCGATGATGCGACCGCTAACTTTGCTGCAAGCTTTGGCTTGTCGATTGGTCAAAACGGCTGTGCAGGGGTTTATCCTGCAATGTTGGCAACGATCGTTGCACCAACTGTTGGGATCAATGTCTTTAGTTTAGAATTTATTTTGATGTTAGTTGCAATTGTTACAATCAGTTCATTTGGTGTTGCCGGTGTCGGTGGTGGAGCGACTTTTGCTTCCTTGATCGTACTAGGCGCTATGAACTTACCAGTTGCGATTGTTGGATTAGTGATTTCTGTAGAACCGTTGATCGATATGGCGAGAACTGCTGTTAACGTGAGTGACAGCATGGTCGCAGGAATCGTGACGAGTTCTAGAATCAATGAACTAGATCGTGATGTCCTAAATGACAGCAATTTAGTCATTGAAGAAAATGCATAA
- a CDS encoding MBL fold metallo-hydrolase translates to MKLTVLVDNNVYIDHYYLGEPALSFYLEDGNEKILFDTGYSDVFIRNAELLNIDLSQITKLALSHGHNDHTGGLSQITDLFDQKKPQLIAHPLTFFPKKEQDLAIGSPVTIKDLEREYELLLTKEPVKLSPNITFLGEIPQLVDFEPRLQVGETKITDTFVPDYVFDDSALVFEGTDGIYIITGCSHSGISNICEYAKRVTGNQTIKSIIGGFHLFEENIQLEQTIEYFKKNQINTLYPCHCVSFPAKAKIHYQLPIQEVGVGMQIEWQ, encoded by the coding sequence ATGAAATTGACTGTTTTGGTAGACAATAATGTTTACATCGATCATTACTATTTGGGCGAGCCTGCATTGTCTTTTTATCTAGAAGATGGCAATGAAAAAATCTTGTTTGATACAGGCTATAGTGATGTTTTCATAAGAAATGCTGAATTACTAAATATTGATTTGAGTCAGATAACGAAGCTGGCTTTATCTCATGGACACAATGACCATACTGGCGGACTCAGCCAAATAACAGATTTATTTGACCAGAAAAAACCACAGCTGATTGCTCATCCTTTAACGTTTTTTCCTAAAAAAGAACAGGATTTGGCCATCGGCTCCCCAGTAACTATCAAAGATTTAGAAAGAGAATATGAGCTGCTTTTAACAAAAGAGCCTGTCAAGCTTTCACCAAATATTACTTTTCTTGGAGAAATTCCTCAACTTGTAGATTTTGAACCTCGGCTTCAGGTGGGCGAAACAAAAATCACAGATACTTTTGTTCCCGATTATGTTTTTGATGATTCTGCTTTAGTTTTTGAAGGTACTGATGGTATCTACATCATCACTGGCTGTTCTCATAGCGGTATCAGCAATATTTGTGAATATGCCAAACGAGTTACAGGCAATCAAACAATCAAGAGCATTATTGGCGGCTTTCATTTATTTGAAGAAAATATACAATTGGAGCAAACAATCGAGTACTTTAAAAAGAATCAGATCAATACACTATATCCCTGCCATTGTGTTTCCTTTCCTGCAAAAGCAAAAATCCATTACCAACTTCCAATCCAAGAAGTCGGTGTCGGAATGCAAATCGAATGGCAATAA
- a CDS encoding VOC family protein, with amino-acid sequence MFTNQIKIMLYVTNVEESSRFWQKIGFVEKERDAVDGTLVVEVSPGEDADTSIVLYDLEFIQKHSPEVAGNTPSLMFFSDDIVNLYKKMKDAGVRVGEMVQLPTGLVFNFADNDENYFAVSGQ; translated from the coding sequence ATGTTTACTAATCAAATTAAAATCATGTTATATGTAACAAATGTCGAGGAATCAAGCCGATTTTGGCAAAAAATCGGATTTGTAGAGAAGGAAAGAGACGCAGTTGATGGAACTTTGGTTGTGGAAGTGTCACCAGGTGAAGATGCAGATACTAGTATAGTTTTGTATGATTTGGAATTTATTCAAAAACATTCGCCAGAAGTTGCAGGCAATACGCCTTCATTGATGTTTTTCTCTGATGATATTGTGAATTTGTATAAAAAAATGAAAGATGCAGGTGTTCGAGTAGGCGAGATGGTTCAACTGCCGACAGGACTTGTGTTTAATTTTGCGGATAATGACGAAAATTATTTTGCTGTTTCTGGACAATAA
- a CDS encoding rhodanese-related sulfurtransferase, with the protein MDYRVLLYYKYTPLENPEQFAKEHLAFCNSLNLKGRILIASEGINGTLSGTIADTDAYMKAMLADERFKDTYFKIDEAQEMAFHKMFVRPRKELVSLNLEEDVNPLELTGKYLEPKEFKEALLDENTVVIDARNDYEYDLGHFRGAVRPDIRNFRELPQWIRENKEQFMDKKIVTYCTGGIRCEKFSGWMLKEGFEDVSQLHGGIAVYGKDPEVQGELWDGKMYVFDERISVEINHVDKKIIGKDWFDGTPCERYINCANPFCNKQILASEENEAKYLGSCSDECRHHPANRYVAKNHLTEQEVTARLEAIAN; encoded by the coding sequence ATGGACTATCGTGTATTACTTTACTATAAATATACACCACTAGAAAATCCAGAACAATTTGCGAAAGAACATCTAGCATTTTGTAATTCACTAAATTTAAAAGGAAGAATCTTAATTGCATCAGAAGGAATCAACGGTACACTTTCTGGAACGATCGCTGACACAGATGCTTATATGAAAGCAATGCTTGCGGATGAACGATTCAAAGATACTTACTTCAAAATCGATGAAGCACAAGAGATGGCATTTCATAAAATGTTTGTCCGTCCAAGGAAAGAGCTTGTTTCTTTAAACTTAGAAGAGGATGTGAACCCGTTAGAATTAACAGGTAAATATTTGGAGCCTAAGGAATTTAAAGAAGCCTTGCTTGATGAAAATACTGTTGTGATCGATGCTAGAAATGACTATGAATATGATTTGGGACATTTTAGGGGTGCCGTTCGCCCTGATATCCGTAATTTCAGAGAGCTGCCTCAATGGATCAGAGAAAATAAAGAGCAATTTATGGATAAAAAAATCGTAACCTATTGTACGGGCGGAATCCGCTGTGAGAAGTTTTCTGGCTGGATGCTAAAAGAAGGATTTGAAGATGTTTCACAACTTCATGGCGGGATTGCTGTATATGGAAAAGATCCTGAAGTACAGGGTGAATTATGGGATGGAAAAATGTACGTTTTCGATGAACGCATCAGTGTGGAAATCAATCATGTCGATAAAAAAATCATCGGTAAAGACTGGTTTGATGGAACACCTTGCGAACGTTATATCAACTGTGCTAACCCGTTCTGTAATAAACAAATTTTAGCTTCAGAAGAAAATGAAGCTAAATATCTTGGCAGCTGTTCAGATGAATGCCGTCATCATCCAGCTAATCGCTATGTAGCGAAGAATCATTTGACAGAACAAGAAGTAACAGCACGTTTGGAAGCAATTGCTAATTAG